One window from the genome of Sandaracinaceae bacterium encodes:
- a CDS encoding sulfatase-like hydrolase/transferase yields the protein MSATLDQNDPLRSPTPGPDAVGQDVPSEAAAEGASSSRGAGDDVASPSPMSVAGAGMLLGAGVGAVTALGDFGAMWLWLQLWGDRVGFLARLMAVQVSLGALLGAFAGALAGALEPVLRQRAALSARPERALARLRPVSGTVLLAPAAFGVGHMLFTGGKMSMMPYRGVFAALLGVLLTAGVYVALRVILWAAQAPWSSRVRATLGVGCLVVVGILGKLDQTFLPNLYDYLHGCLTAVQAAFAGLGLWLLYPVAQARATRLRPPRTKGVLLGTSVALLAALCATLFTLNVNQNVRVALVDARASNSRSVMQGLEPLLALTRHDASAEAIASARARRAARGEAARAQQTDGGAPPPAMAEAHVLLITVDALRADHLGAYGYTRGISPELDQLAAQSVVFDRAYASAPHSSYSLCSLMTSEHLHQTTRLEIPLPEATLASTLAESGYSTTGIYTLGIFHTEGESLRLYEHNSLGFARHEHANLDAERRTDLALTEIDRLVSEGEPPTLLWTHYFDVHEPYQDTRYGTSDVDRYDGEIAHVDTEIGRLLREARARLTRPLVVILTADHGEEFRDHGGVYHGSTLYEEQIRVPLMVMAPGYEPGRVAAPVELVDVAPTILGLLDVLPAASMHGEDLRALMRGDVADVGPAFAAVSRSRMVVDWPYKLVADLRFNTFALYNLETDPEERVNLANAEPERIEELRGEIYAFIDALQQSATSAPLTAHEQALAWGRMNDRRAVEPLGELLADADAPQEQRCEAAQMLGRLADDRSKPTLMDALSDPDPLVAAEAAISLGRLYDPRARDALRRLVHVEDADLRSRAAVSLARLRDPDAVPGLLDTLRLTTDTYEREESVRWLGRLQNPIALEPLIELLTEFRFRYLSIVALGQLGDRRAYDHLVDVLEWESRSNVRDGVARSLGQLGDPRALPLLLRMAGHEVELTSAPESLVRLNALSSGLIGGVDLNRTTGRRNRTVAECREEAVLRDWDYLDRTTCSSRANELSARLALPPSVRAPSETAEGAAAPGEASQVVLIVRLRRVGEGAPFPVTVTLEAPRGAPALPELSGEAASGWRELRMELPRSALTGSATRATVHVPEGERIEVDHILLVPVLPAPRTAP from the coding sequence ATGTCCGCCACGCTCGACCAGAACGACCCGCTCCGCAGCCCGACACCGGGGCCAGACGCTGTAGGGCAGGACGTCCCTTCCGAGGCGGCCGCGGAGGGCGCGTCGTCGTCCCGAGGGGCAGGCGACGACGTGGCGAGCCCATCCCCGATGTCCGTAGCGGGCGCGGGCATGCTGCTCGGCGCCGGCGTGGGAGCCGTCACGGCGCTCGGCGACTTTGGCGCGATGTGGCTCTGGCTGCAGCTGTGGGGCGACCGCGTGGGCTTCCTGGCGCGGCTCATGGCGGTCCAGGTGTCGCTCGGCGCGCTGCTCGGCGCGTTCGCGGGCGCGCTGGCCGGTGCCCTCGAGCCCGTCCTTCGCCAGCGGGCGGCGCTCAGTGCGCGGCCGGAGCGCGCGCTGGCACGCCTGCGCCCGGTGAGCGGCACCGTGCTCCTGGCGCCCGCCGCCTTCGGGGTCGGCCACATGCTGTTCACGGGCGGCAAGATGTCGATGATGCCCTACCGCGGCGTGTTCGCGGCGCTGCTGGGCGTGCTGCTGACGGCCGGCGTGTACGTGGCCCTGCGCGTCATCCTGTGGGCTGCCCAGGCACCGTGGTCGTCGCGTGTGCGCGCGACGCTCGGCGTCGGCTGTCTCGTTGTCGTGGGGATCCTCGGGAAGCTCGACCAGACCTTCCTGCCGAACCTGTACGACTACCTGCACGGCTGCCTGACGGCGGTGCAAGCAGCCTTCGCCGGCCTCGGGCTATGGCTCCTGTATCCGGTCGCCCAGGCGCGCGCGACACGGTTGCGTCCGCCTCGCACCAAGGGCGTGCTGCTCGGCACGTCGGTCGCGCTGCTGGCGGCGCTGTGCGCGACCCTGTTCACCCTCAACGTCAACCAGAACGTACGCGTCGCGTTGGTCGACGCGCGCGCCTCCAACTCGCGCAGCGTCATGCAGGGGCTCGAGCCGTTGCTCGCGCTCACGCGCCACGACGCCAGCGCCGAGGCCATCGCCAGCGCGCGCGCCCGGCGAGCAGCGCGCGGCGAGGCTGCCCGCGCGCAGCAGACCGACGGAGGCGCACCCCCGCCGGCCATGGCCGAGGCGCACGTGCTGCTCATCACGGTGGACGCCCTGCGCGCGGACCACCTGGGGGCTTACGGCTACACGCGCGGCATCAGCCCGGAGCTGGACCAGCTGGCCGCGCAGTCCGTGGTGTTCGACCGGGCCTACGCCAGCGCGCCGCACAGCAGCTACTCGCTGTGTTCGCTGATGACCAGCGAGCACCTGCACCAGACCACGCGGCTCGAGATCCCGCTGCCCGAGGCCACGCTGGCGTCCACGCTGGCGGAGTCCGGCTACAGCACGACCGGCATCTACACCCTCGGCATCTTCCACACCGAGGGCGAGTCACTGCGGCTGTACGAGCACAACTCCCTCGGGTTCGCGCGCCACGAGCACGCCAACCTCGACGCCGAGCGCCGCACCGATCTCGCGCTGACGGAGATCGATCGGTTGGTGTCCGAGGGCGAGCCGCCCACGCTGCTCTGGACCCACTACTTCGACGTCCACGAGCCCTACCAGGACACTCGGTACGGTACGTCCGACGTCGACCGCTACGACGGCGAGATCGCGCATGTGGACACGGAGATCGGGCGCTTGCTCCGCGAGGCACGCGCGCGCCTGACCCGGCCGCTGGTCGTGATCCTCACGGCCGACCACGGCGAGGAGTTCCGTGACCACGGCGGCGTCTACCACGGGTCCACCCTGTACGAAGAGCAGATCCGGGTCCCGCTGATGGTCATGGCGCCCGGCTACGAGCCCGGACGGGTCGCCGCACCGGTGGAGCTCGTCGACGTCGCCCCCACCATCCTCGGGCTGCTCGACGTGCTCCCCGCCGCCAGCATGCACGGCGAAGACCTGCGCGCGCTCATGCGCGGCGACGTCGCCGACGTCGGGCCCGCCTTCGCCGCCGTGTCCCGCAGCCGCATGGTGGTGGACTGGCCGTACAAGCTCGTCGCCGACCTGCGCTTCAACACGTTCGCGCTCTACAACCTGGAGACCGACCCGGAGGAGCGCGTCAACCTCGCCAACGCCGAGCCGGAGCGCATCGAGGAGCTGCGCGGCGAGATCTACGCGTTCATCGACGCGCTGCAGCAGTCGGCCACCTCCGCGCCGCTCACCGCACACGAGCAGGCGCTCGCCTGGGGGCGCATGAACGACCGCCGCGCCGTAGAGCCGCTGGGCGAGCTGCTGGCGGACGCGGATGCCCCGCAGGAGCAGCGCTGCGAGGCCGCGCAGATGCTGGGCCGGCTGGCCGACGACCGGTCCAAGCCCACCCTGATGGACGCGCTGTCCGATCCGGACCCGCTGGTCGCGGCGGAGGCGGCCATCTCGCTCGGGCGCCTCTACGACCCACGCGCGCGCGACGCTCTGCGTCGTCTGGTGCACGTCGAGGACGCGGACCTGCGCAGCCGCGCCGCCGTGTCGCTCGCCCGCCTGCGCGACCCTGACGCGGTCCCAGGGCTGCTGGACACCTTGCGGCTCACCACGGACACCTACGAGCGCGAAGAGTCCGTGCGGTGGCTCGGGCGACTGCAGAACCCCATCGCCCTCGAGCCCCTGATCGAGCTGCTGACCGAGTTCCGCTTCCGCTACCTGTCCATCGTGGCCCTCGGGCAGCTGGGCGACCGCCGTGCCTATGACCACCTGGTGGACGTGCTCGAGTGGGAGTCGCGCTCCAACGTACGTGACGGCGTGGCGCGCAGCCTGGGTCAGCTGGGTGACCCGCGCGCGCTGCCGCTCTTGCTGCGGATGGCCGGGCACGAGGTGGAACTCACGTCCGCGCCCGAGTCGCTGGTGCGCTTGAACGCTCTCTCGTCGGGGCTCATCGGCGGGGTGGACCTCAACCGCACCACCGGTCGCCGAAACCGGACGGTGGCCGAGTGCCGGGAGGAGGCTGTGCTGCGCGACTGGGACTACCTGGACCGCACCACGTGCTCCTCTCGCGCGAACGAGCTGAGCGCGCGCTTGGCCCTACCTCCGAGCGTACGTGCGCCGTCTGAGACCGCTGAGGGCGCCGCCGCCCCCGGTGAAGCCTCCCAGGTCGTCCTCATCGTGCGGCTCCGACGCGTGGGCGAGGGCGCGCCCTTCCCCGTCACCGTCACGCTCGAGGCCCCACGCGGCGCCCCCGCCCTGCCCGAGCTGAGCGGCGAGGCCGCGTCGGGCTGGCGCGAGCTGCGTATGGAGCTACCTCGCAGCGCGCTCACCGGGAGCGCCACTCGCGCCACGGTCCATGTGCCCGAGGGCGAGCGCATCGAGGTCGACCACATCCTGCTCGTCCCCGTCCTGCCCGCGCCCAGAACCGCGCCCTGA
- a CDS encoding TetR/AcrR family transcriptional regulator → MTTRPRGRPRSYDPDAALDAALNLFWSRGFAGTTLDALSDVTGMKRPSLYAAFGDKGALFETVIARFTAEMAERAAAALALSRVDDALEALALSFVDMYAPASGPSRGCLVFSVASLEAAEDERLRQVVGDTIERLDGALRERLDAAVSAGELPAGTDTDTLARCLSSQLHSLSLRGRAGGTRRALRKLARGAVTLLLCGARASGARGA, encoded by the coding sequence GGACGCCCCCGCAGCTACGATCCGGACGCCGCCCTCGACGCGGCGCTGAACCTCTTCTGGTCGCGGGGCTTCGCGGGCACCACGCTCGACGCCCTCAGCGACGTGACGGGCATGAAGCGCCCCAGCCTCTACGCCGCGTTTGGCGACAAGGGTGCCTTGTTCGAGACGGTCATCGCGCGCTTCACGGCCGAGATGGCGGAGCGGGCCGCGGCCGCGCTGGCGCTGTCTCGCGTCGACGATGCCCTCGAGGCGCTCGCGCTGTCGTTCGTGGACATGTACGCGCCGGCGAGCGGGCCGTCGCGCGGCTGCCTGGTGTTCTCGGTCGCGTCGCTCGAGGCCGCGGAGGACGAGCGCCTGCGGCAGGTGGTGGGGGACACGATCGAGCGGCTGGACGGCGCGCTGCGGGAGCGCCTGGACGCCGCGGTGAGCGCAGGCGAACTCCCGGCGGGCACGGACACGGACACGCTGGCGCGTTGCCTCTCGTCACAACTCCACAGCCTGTCGCTCCGCGGTCGGGCTGGCGGGACTCGGCGTGCGCTCCGCAAGCTGGCGCGCGGGGCCGTGACGCTGCTGCTGTGCGGCGCGCGCGCGTCCGGTGCCCGAGGGGCCTGA
- a CDS encoding helix-turn-helix transcriptional regulator — protein MSRSLFAWRFAELVGQPPLAYVTDWRMRLARVWLRDETATVAEVAARAGYGSTASFGRAFRHTFGEAPGTLRQRDRSLV, from the coding sequence ATGTCGCGTTCGCTCTTCGCGTGGCGCTTCGCCGAGCTGGTCGGCCAGCCGCCGCTGGCCTACGTGACCGACTGGCGCATGCGCCTGGCGCGCGTCTGGCTGCGAGACGAGACCGCGACCGTCGCCGAGGTGGCGGCGCGCGCTGGCTACGGGTCCACCGCCTCTTTCGGGCGCGCGTTCAGGCACACCTTCGGCGAAGCCCCGGGCACGCTCCGCCAGCGCGACCGCTCGCTGGTCTGA